From one Geoalkalibacter halelectricus genomic stretch:
- a CDS encoding cobalt transporter has product MKKILAALIFFSAVLISTPATAEEEEPRWAGVDETVVEKFARDLGREPRDPLFDTDQGDLLLFFFTLAGATGGFIMGYYWHKVFVAGKQEQPPRT; this is encoded by the coding sequence ATGAAAAAGATTCTCGCTGCGCTGATTTTTTTCTCCGCGGTACTGATTTCGACCCCGGCGACAGCCGAGGAGGAGGAACCACGCTGGGCCGGCGTCGATGAAACCGTGGTGGAAAAATTCGCCCGCGATCTCGGCCGCGAACCGCGCGATCCCTTATTCGATACCGACCAGGGCGATCTGCTGCTGTTTTTCTTCACCCTGGCCGGCGCCACCGGCGGGTTTATCATGGGCTACTACTGGCACAAGGTCTTTGTCGCCGGAAAGCAGGAGCAGCCGCCGCGAACATGA
- a CDS encoding energy-coupling factor ABC transporter permease: protein MAAKNPGVRSISRGHALFSLVLFLGVILTPSSALAMHISEGILPAGWALFWFLAAAPFVALGVRQINRRKQLDPMYIPLLGIFGAAVFVFSCFPIPVPVAGSTAHPAGTGLSAIFLGPFASVVVAFISLLLQALFLAHGGLTTLGGNTFSMGVVGSFGAFGAFLLARRLGLPLFWCGFAAGAAADLLTYLSTSLELALALHGDQALWLVLGQIYLAFMPTQIPLAILEGAVTGGILVYVRNNRPDILRRVGVLKEAKS from the coding sequence ATGGCAGCCAAAAATCCTGGAGTCCGATCCATATCCCGAGGCCATGCGCTGTTTTCCCTGGTCCTGTTTCTAGGTGTAATCCTTACACCCAGCAGCGCCCTGGCCATGCACATTTCCGAGGGCATCCTGCCGGCCGGCTGGGCGCTGTTCTGGTTTCTCGCCGCCGCGCCTTTCGTTGCCCTGGGGGTGCGCCAGATCAACCGCCGCAAGCAACTCGACCCCATGTACATCCCCCTGCTCGGCATCTTCGGCGCGGCGGTGTTCGTGTTCAGCTGTTTTCCCATCCCGGTGCCCGTGGCGGGCAGCACCGCCCATCCGGCCGGAACGGGCCTGAGCGCAATTTTCCTCGGTCCCTTCGCCAGCGTGGTCGTCGCCTTCATCTCGCTGCTGCTGCAGGCGCTGTTTCTCGCCCACGGCGGGCTCACCACTCTGGGCGGCAACACCTTTTCCATGGGCGTGGTCGGCTCCTTTGGTGCCTTCGGCGCTTTTCTGCTGGCGCGGCGCCTGGGCCTGCCCCTGTTCTGGTGCGGTTTTGCCGCCGGCGCCGCGGCGGATCTGCTCACCTACCTGAGCACCTCCCTGGAACTGGCCCTGGCCCTGCACGGCGACCAGGCCCTGTGGCTGGTGCTCGGCCAGATCTATCTCGCCTTCATGCCCACCCAAATCCCCCTGGCGATACTCGAAGGCGCGGTCACCGGCGGCATTCTGGTCTATGTGCGCAACAATCGCCCCGATATTCTGCGGCGCGTCGGAGTGCTCAAGGAGGCCAAGTCATGA